From the Purpureocillium takamizusanense chromosome 6, complete sequence genome, one window contains:
- a CDS encoding uncharacterized protein (EggNog:ENOG503P92P~TransMembrane:1 (o38-59i)), whose protein sequence is MSSTVQRTATPITPTPSATSTLPVNYKDDGGGVGSQPLLWVVIPLLAVFAAGCFTVFVWTRHRRSRGGTTGGGGGSGRSMWPDDRILLPSGFIMARTGGRRWADRNRSSRDLEGLNELGEPPPPYDTKKPPSINCRYDPVDGAGTELRSMEGAGVGAPEHVAPPPEAHVATAPSRRSI, encoded by the coding sequence ATGTCGTCGACCGTTCAGCGCACGGCCACGCCCATCAccccgacgccctcggccacgagCACCCTCCCCGTGAACtacaaggacgacggcgggggcgttGGGTCGCAGCCGCTTCTCTGGGTCGTCAtcccgctgctggccgtcttcgCAGCCGGGTGCTTCACCGTGTTCGTGTGGACGCGGCACCGGCGGTCCCGTGGCGGcaccaccggcggcggcggcggaagcggcCGTTCGATGTGGCCCGACGACCGCATCCTGCTGCCGAGCGGCTTCATCATGGCCCGCACCGGCGGCCGGAGGTGGGCGGATCGgaaccgcagcagccgcgacCTCGAGGGGCTCAACGAGCtgggcgagccgccgccgccatacGACACCAAGAAGCCGCCCTCGATCAACTGTCGCTACGACCccgtcgacggtgccgggACCGAACTGAGGAGCATGGAGGGCGCGGGAGTCGGGGCGCCAGAGCACGTTGCTCCTCCGCCCGAGGCTCATGttgccacggcgccgtcgagaaggAGCATATGA
- the TFB5 gene encoding TFIIH complex subunit tfb5 (EggNog:ENOG503P8VN~COG:K), which translates to MPRAIRGVLIECDPSIKSIIVNIDSDNHDFIIEDLDEERVVVKENMVPLLKQKLEDRLKENLPPVDESGSE; encoded by the exons ATGCCGCGCGCGATCCGAG GCGTGCTCATCGAGTGCGACCCTTCCATCAagtccatcatcgtcaacatcGACAGCGACAACCACGACTTCATcatcgaggacctcgacgaggagcgcgtcgtcgtcaaggagaATATGGTGCCGTTGCTCAAGCAGAAGCTCGAGGAT CGTCTCAAGGAGAACCTCCCCCCAGTGGACGAGTCGGGATCCGAGTAG
- a CDS encoding uncharacterized protein (EggNog:ENOG503NU5A~COG:I): MAAAAAVLDGYAQYEHFLVTSPHPYVAHVEINRPRKLNAFARPQWLEFGAVFRQLSGDASVRAVVLSGAGDRAFTAGLDVQAASQEGPLSGAGDDGDLDAARKARALRPHIEEFQSCISEMERCEKPVICVLHGISIGLAIDISCCADVRICSADARLAVKEVDVGLAADIGTLARLPKIVGSTSWVKDVCLSARDFSAQEALAQGFVSQVHADKAAAVAAATGMARTLAGKSPVAVQGTKELLNYGREHSTADSLRYTTVWNSVALQAQDLPAAMTSAFTKKRPTFEKL; the protein is encoded by the exons atggctgctgccgccgccgttctcGACGGCTACGCCCAGTACGAGCACTTCCTCGTCACGTCGCCGCACCCGTACGTGGCGCACGTCGAGATCAACCGGCCGCGCAAGCTCAATGCGTTCGCGCGGCCGCAGTGGCTCGAGTTCGGGGCCGTGTTCCGGCAGCTGAGCGGGGACGCGTCGGTGCGGGCCGTGGTGCTGTCCGGGGCCGGGGACAGGGCCTTTACGGCCGGGCTGGAcgtgcaggcggcgagccaggAGGGGCCGCTGTCCGgggctggcgacgacggcgacctggACGCGGCACGCAAGGCCAGGGCGCTGAGGCCGCACATTGAGGAGTTTCAGTCGTGCATCTCGGAGATGGAGAGGTGCGAGAAGC CCGTCATTTGTGTCCTCCACGGCATCTCCATCGGCTTGGCCATCGACATCTCGTGCTGCGCAGACGTGCGTATCTgctccgccgacgcgcgcctcgccgtcaaggaggtGGACGtgggcctggcggcggacaTCGGCACGCTGGCGCGCCTGCCCAAGATCGTGGGCTCGACGTCCTGGGTCAAGGACGTGTGCCTGTCGGCGCGGGACTTCAGCGCGcaggaggcgctggcgcagggcTTCGTGAGCCAGGTGCacgcggacaaggcggcggcggtcgcggcggcgacgggcatggcGCGGACGCTGGCCGGCAAGAGCCCCGTCGCGGTGCAGGGCACCAAGGAGCTGCTCAATTACGGGCGCGAGCACAGCACGGCCGACAGCCTGCGGTACACGACGGTGTGGAACTCGGTTGCGCTGCAGGCGCAGGACCTGCCGGCTGCCATGACCAGCGCCTTTACCAAGAAGAGGCCAACGTTTGAGAAGCTGTGA
- the GAS5 gene encoding 1,3-beta-glucanosyltransferase (TransMembrane:1 (n5-13c18/19o434-452i)~EggNog:ENOG503NYHJ~CAZy:GH72~SECRETED:SignalP(1-18~SECRETED:cutsite=VTA-SP~SECRETED:prob=0.7037)~COG:G) → MKGYTLVSALAAIGAVTASPTQTKKQAPNKRANLPTVTASGNAFWTGKDRFYIRGIDYQPGGASANEDPLADPKQCKRDIKQFEDLGVNTIRVYAVDNSKDHDECMKALSDAKIYLVLDVNNPQYSINRKKPAPSYNAMYLQSVFATVEMFAKYDNTLAFFSGNEVINDEKDTDKSAPFVKAVTRDMKNYINSRGLRKVPVGYSAADVASNRMQTAHYMNCGSDDMRSDFFAFNDYSWCNSDFKTAGWDQKVKNFTTYGLPIFLSEWGCIKNRPRKFEEMEALMSDQMTGVYSGGLMYEYSVEDNDFGIVTLKGDNVDKSDEFDLYKKALKANPMPTGSGGAATTTHAVDCPTSDAGWNVDPSKVPEMPSQAQKYMKDGAGKGPGLGGDGSQNAGGSGTSTGDVTSGKPSPTASGSGGNKDNAGTTVRGGIEKGPIVVSALALGFTLLGALLL, encoded by the exons ATGAAGGGGTACACGCTCGTGTCCGCCCTTGcggccatcggcgccgtcacggcgTCTCCCACCCAGACCAAGAAGCAGGCCCCCAACAAGCGGGCCAATCTGCCGACGGTCACTGCCTCGGGCAATG CCTTCTGGACTGGCAAGGACCGATTCTACATCCGCGGCATCGACTATCAGCCCGGTGGTGCCTCGGCCAACGAGGACCCCTTGGCTGACCCCAAGCAGTGCAAGCGCGACATCAAGCAGTTCGAGGATCTCGGCGTTAACACTATTCGCGTctacgccgtcgacaacTCCAAGGACCACGATGAGTGCATGAAGGCCCTGAGCGATGCCAAGATCTACCTTGTGCTCGATGTCAACAACCCTCAATACTCAATCAACCGAAAGAAGCCTGCGCCCTCTTACAACGCCATGTACCTTCAGAGCGTCTTCGCCACGGTCGAAATGTTCGCCAAGTACGACAACACCCTCGCCTTCTTTTCGGGCAACGAGGTTATCAACGACGAGAAGGACACCGACAAGTCGGCCCCcttcgtcaaggccgtcacgCGCGACATGAAGAACTACATCAACTCTCGTGGTCTTCGCAAAGTCCCTGTCGGGTACTCGGCTGCCGATGTCGCCTCCAACCGCATGCAGACGGCACACTACATGAACTGCGGCTCCGACGACATGCGCTCCGACTTCTTTGCCTTCAACGACTATTCCTGGTGCAATAGCGACTTCAAGACGGCCGGCTGGGACCAGAAGGTCAAGAACTTCACCACCTACGGTCTCCCGATTTT CCTTTCCGAGTGGGGTTGCATCAAGAACCGCCCTCGTAAGttcgaggagatggaggctCTGATGAGCGACCAGATGACGGGTGTCTACTCGGGCGGTCTCATGTACGAGTACTCCGTCGAGGACAATGACTTTGGCATCGTCACCCTCAAGGGCGACAATGTCGACAAGTCGGACGAGTTCGACCTGTACAAGAAGGCCCTCAAGGCTAATCCCATGCCCACGGGatccggcggcgccgccaccacgacccATGCTGTCGACTGCCCGACATCGGATGCCGGCTGGAATGTCGATCCCAGCAAGGTTCCTGAGATGCCCAGCCAGGCGCAGAAGTACATGAAGGATGGTGCTGGCAAGGGCCCTGGTCTCGGAGGTGATGGATCCCAGAACGCcggtggcagtggcaccTCCACTGGCGATGTGACGAGTGGCAAGCCTTCTccgacggccagcggctcTGGTGGCAACAAGGACAATGCTGGCACCACggtccgcggcggcatcgagaaGGGTCCCATCGTCGTTTCCGCTCTGGCGCTCGGCTTCACTCTGCTTGGCGCATTGCTCCTGTAA
- the OSH3 gene encoding Oxysterol-binding protein 3 (BUSCO:EOG09261QYO~EggNog:ENOG503NVUP~COG:I): MAGIEKLEVHSKSYIVRWVNVDDDNTLSWSIQPNKKSINFGIVKHPGSGATTILASNGQFLDSSQTQGVTDGKSSRFKKEATAQDLLTSKGFIPIAWHGKCEADKVSMGTYDVPYGQGGMYGLVFDNTFSKQTSKTATFVVLTYPTGVAPQMANHLPNLQMPNAQSSQTSLGKHSSPRNEAGPSTSVDSLHSQHARARAATATSARSDTTAQQPYHVGTLSKRRRKKGQGYARRFFSLDYSTCTLSYYYNRNSSALRGAIPLSLAAIAADERRREISIDSGAEVWHLRAPNDKEFQDWARALERASRVARGVETVQQPAKPKLQINHIPAKSPQEHNRLEDVEWQQVETLVSRVVGTRDALRRLTKEVACLPKPSPAGQYLSPGSAVSTDEAKDGYFATPPEKKPFWKRKSSASALSSATLQLSTPSVDTATGPASVNGSKAKRKSRGAAQEEKSIHDHCEALLADLDAVVNQFTTLISNSKRRRLPIPQSAGGASRMSIETTSTDEFFDAEDAKSAVMKIDGSEDESTHTEVEEEVDIQDSSSISSMEDDEPVGTDSAGYLFPSKPKNLLPLPIEKPVSRRTQIPPAMVQPPSLIAFVRKNVGKDLSTISMPVSANEPTSLLQKVAEQLEYAQLLDKAARQKSPTERLLFVTAFAVSQFSNGRAKERAIRKPFNPLLGETFELVRTNKEVPGGFRLLVEKVQHRPVRLAMHADSANWSFSQSPAPGQKFWGKSAEITTEGRVRIVLRLSDGSDEFYSWNIATMFLRNVVMGEKYVEPVGTMHVVNDSTGHKASVEFRSKGMFGGRAEDVHVDTFSPDGSNTGSGLTGTWTSGLRTVGPGKAASEEVWKAGSLVDNASQTYGMTLFAATLNEITDVEKGKLAPTDSRLRPDQRMAEKGDLDEAETWKHKLEEAQRARRRAMEDRGDSHKPRWFVRAEESPEGEEVWKIKTGKDGYWEERAKGNWTGVEAIFDVPNE, from the exons ATGGCCGgcatcgagaagctcgaggtgcACAGCAAG TCGTACATCGTCCGCTGGgtcaacgtcgacgacgacaacacgcTGTCATGGAGCATCCAACCTAACAAGAAGTCCAT AAACTTTGGCATCGTCAAGCATcctggcagcggcgccaccacgaTCCTCGCCTCCAATGGACAGTTCCTCGACTCGTCCCAGACGCAGGGCGTCACCGACGGCAAGTCGAGTCGCTTCAAGAAGGAAGCCACCGCGCAGGACCTTTTGACGAGCAAAGGATTCATACCCATAGCATGGCACGGGAAAtgcgaggccgacaaggtcTCAATGGGCACCTACGATGTGCCGtacggccagggcggcatgTACGGCCTCGTCTTTGACAACACCTTTTCCAAGCAGACGTCCAAGACGGCCACCTTCGTCGTCCTCACGTACCCTACTGGCGTCGCGCCGCAGATGGCGAACCACCTCCCCAATCTCCAGATGCCCAACGCACAGTCGAGCCAGACCAGCCTCGGTAAACATAGCAGCCCCCGCAACGAGGCTGGTCCGTCCACCTCTGTCGATAGCCTTCACAGCCAAcacgcccgagcccgagctgctactgctacgtcggcgaggagcgatACTACCGCACAGCAACCTTACCACGTCGGTACCCTGTCCAAGCGAAGACGCAAGAAGGGCCAAGGCTATGCCCGCCGCTTCTTCTCGCTCGACTATTCAACTTGCACCCTTTCCTACTACTACAACCGCAACTCGTCGGCCCTTCGTGGCGCAATCCCCCTAAGCCTGGCTGCTATTGCTGCggacgagcggcgacgggagaTCAGCATCGActccggcgccgaggtgtgGCATCTGAGAGCCCCAAACGACAAGGAATTCCAGGATTGGGCACGCGCTCTCGAAAGGGCTAGTCGTGTCGCCAGAGGTGTAGAGACTGTCCAACAACCTGCGAAGCCCAAGCTCCAGATCAACCATATCCCCGCGAAATCTCCTCAGGAGCACAACCGACTTGAGGATGTTGAATGGCAGCAGGTCGAGACTTTGGTCAGCCGTGTCGTTGGCACGCGCGATGCTCTTCGACGACTGACAAAGGAAgtggcctgcctgccgaAGCCATCTCCCGCAGGGCAGTACCTGTCGCCTGGTTCTGCCGTATCCACCGACGAGGCAAAGGACGGGTATTTTGCCACGCcgccggagaagaagccgTTCTGGAAGCGCAAatccagcgcctcggcgttgtcgtcggcgaccttgcAGCTGTCTACGCCATCCGTGGATACTGCGACCGGCCCAGCGTCTGTCAATGgcagcaaggccaagcgcAAGTCCCGTGGTGCCGCACAGGAGGAGAAGTCCATACACGACCACTGCGAAGCCCTGCTAGCTGACCTCGATGCGGTCGTCAACCAGTTCACCACTCTCATCTCTAACAGcaagcggcgacggctccccATCCCGCAatctgccggcggcgcttcgCGCATGAGCATTGAGACGACATCGACAGATGAGTTCTTCGACGCTGAGGACGCTAAGTCTGCTGTGATGAAGATCGATGGTAGCGAGGACGAATCTACGCACACGgaagtcgaggaagaggtggACATACAGGATAGCTCTTCCATCTCGTCGatggaagacgacgagccggtCGGTACCGACAGCGCCGGTTATCTGTTCCCATCTAAGCCGAAGAATCTGCTGCCCCTACCCATAGAGAAGCCGGTATCGAGAAGGACTCAAATCCCCCCCGCGATGGTACAGCCGCCAAGCCTGATTGCATTCGTCCGCAAAAATGTCGGCAAAGACCTAAGCACTATTAGCATGCCGGTGTCCGCCAACGAGCCCACGTCGCTCCTGCAGAAGGTCGCAGAGCAACTGGAATATGCGCAGCTTCTGGACAAGGCCGCCAGGCAAAAAAGCCCGACGGAGCGCCTGTTGTTCGTTACGGCCTTTGCCGTTTCGCAGTTCAGCAACGGCCGTGCCAAGGAGCGTGCGATTCGGAAGCCATTTAACCCATTGCTCGGCGAGACATTTGAACTCGTTCGCACAAACAAGGAGGTTCCGGGAGGCTTCCGTCTCCTCGTAGAGAAGGTGCAGCACAGGCCAGTGCGGCTGGCGATGCATGCAGACTCTGCCAACTGGTCGTTCTCGCAGTCACCCGCGCCCGGCCAGAAGTTCTGGGGCAAGAGCGCCGAGATCACAACGGAGGGCCGTGTCAGGATCGTGCTGCGCCTGTCGGACGGCAGTGACGAATTTTACTCGTGGAACATCGCCACCATGTTCCTGCGCAACGTGGTCATGGGCGAGAAGTATGTCGAACCAGTGGGCACCATGCACGTGGTCAACGACAGCACTGGCCACAAGGCCAGCGTCGAGTTCCGAAGCAAGGGCATGttcggcggccgagctgaAGACGTTCACGTTGATACGTTCAgccccgacggcagcaacaCGGGCAGCGGCCTCACGGGCACGTGGACCAGCGGGCTGCGCACGGTCGGCCCTggcaaggcggcgagcgaggaggtGTGGAAAGCCGGGTCGTTGGTGGACAACGCATCGCAGACGTACGGTATGACGCTCTTTGCGGCCACCCTCAACGAGATAACAGACGTGGAGAAGGGCAAACTCGCACCAACAGACAGCCGACTGCGTCCTGACCAGCGCATGGCGGAGAAGggcgacctggacgaggcggagacgTGGAAGCacaagctcgaggaggcccaGCGCGCCCGGCGTCGGGCCATGGAGGACCGCGGGGACTCACACAAGCCGCGCTGGTTCGTCAGAGCAGAGGAGTCACCTGAGGGTGAGGAGGTATGGAAGatcaagacgggcaaggacGGCTACTGGGAGGAGAGGGCCAAGGGTAACTggacgggcgtcgaggcaaTCTTCGACGTGCCCAACGAATGA
- a CDS encoding 5-oxoprolinase (ATP-hydrolyzing) (EggNog:ENOG503NU0K~COG:E) yields MSRAVKIAMQSWKGNLYPGHVTAANHPNAGGTHLLDIALIPPVFDNSGKSIDFFVAARAHHAEIGGVAPGSMPSDSVKLYQEGAAFEQWKTIPHGKFDDEGIQHHLVDVLGSYPGCSPSRRGGHNHIADLKAQVAANQKGINLIHGLFEEYRRETFLFYMWAVKETAAIAVEGLLRKTAAKQMGQRPPTAVDYMDEGSRIQLSVSIGAEKRTAVSDFTGTGHEPFNCLSAPIVITHSAILYSLRCLIGSDIWLNEGGEA; encoded by the coding sequence ATGTCTCGTGCTGTCAAGATAGCCATGCAGAGTTGGAAGGGAAACCTATACCCCGGACATGTTACCGCTGCGAATCATCCTAATGCCGGCGGTACGCACCTACTAGACATCGCACTCATACCGCCCGTCTTCGATAACTCGGGTAAATCCATTGACTTTTTCGTCGCAGCACGAGCCCATCATGCTGAGATTGGCGGTGTTGCGCCCGGATCGATGCCCTCTGACTCGGTCAAGCTATACCAGGAGGGTGCAGCATTTGAGCAATGGAAAACCATTCCGCACGGCAAATTCGATGACGAGGGTATTCAGCACCACTTAGTCGACGTTCTGGGGTCGTATCCTGGCTGCAGTCCGtcaaggcgaggaggccatAATCACATCGCCGACCTTAAGGCTCAGGTTGCCGCCAATCAAAAAGGCATCAATCTGATCCATGGCTTATTTGAGGAATATCGGCGTGAAACTTTTCTATTCTACATGTGGGCTGTCAAGGAGACGGCTGCAATTGCTGTAGAGGGTCTGTTGCGAAAGACGGCTGCAAAGCAAATGGGCCAGCGACCACCGACAGCGGTCGATTACATGGACGAAGGTAGTCGCATCCAGCTGTCTGTCTCAATCGGCGCCGAGAAGAGAACAGCTGTCTCTGACTTCACAGGCACCGGCCACGAGCCCTTCAACTGCCTCAGCGCCCCCATTGTCATCACCCACTCCGCTATATTGTATAGCTTGCGCTGTCTAATCGGTAGCGACATTTGGCTCAACGAAGGTGGGGAAGCTTAA